A single genomic interval of Terriglobus albidus harbors:
- a CDS encoding xanthine dehydrogenase family protein molybdopterin-binding subunit, which translates to MLKDNATTIGTPVPRIDGPYKTTGTAKYSSDHNFPGMLHAAPVCATIAKGKITGIDTTVAEAMRGVVKIYHYGNAPHLYRPIPRDARVDEARPAFEDENVYYSGQYVAVVVAETIEQARAAARAVKVAYAAEKPDNSPDLSDGLQEDALHEAYKRGDVDGAFALGAVKIDATYVTPVETHNPMELHASVATYDNGKFVLYETTQSIVNHRSAMAQMLGVPVENVQIIMKFLGSGFGGKLWVWQHSLLAASAARDLRRPVKLVTDRHSQFTNVGHRPRTQQRLRLAATAEGKLSCIQHDYSSETSILDNVGENCGESTPFLWSTPNLRVRSSMSRRNVGTPTAMRGPGAVPGLFALESAMDELAIRLKMDPVQLRLLNEPEKDESNGLPFSSRHMKECLTLGAEKFGWAKRNPVVGSMKKPDGTILGWGMAGASWGAGRIPTSANFAFRDDGSVRVGCATQDIGTGTYTVFSQMVHHITGISMGRIEVALGDTSLPPGPLSGGSRVTGSLFPAIQDAVNAATKQLLQIAVNGVRSPFKGAKLDDLAFSEGRVYRKADNSASGVSFEEILRSANLRFAIGEGSSVASQQDPKAKGLSLHSFGAQFVEVEWDPGIARLRVSRVVTVIDGGQIINLKAATNQVEGAIVMGVGMGLLEETIYDQRYGHPVNANYADYLVATHADCPPAIDVTFLDYPDKAMSEIGARGIGEIGLAGVAPAITAAVYHASGVRVRELPVRMEDLLQSVNQKHRA; encoded by the coding sequence ATGTTGAAGGACAATGCAACCACCATCGGCACTCCGGTGCCACGTATTGATGGGCCGTACAAGACTACCGGGACAGCGAAGTACTCGTCGGATCACAATTTCCCCGGCATGCTGCACGCGGCGCCGGTCTGCGCGACCATTGCGAAAGGAAAGATCACGGGCATCGATACCACCGTAGCCGAGGCGATGCGCGGTGTCGTGAAGATCTATCACTACGGCAATGCGCCGCATCTCTATCGGCCCATACCGCGCGATGCGCGTGTCGATGAAGCGCGCCCGGCCTTTGAGGATGAGAACGTCTACTATTCCGGCCAATACGTCGCCGTGGTTGTCGCCGAGACCATCGAGCAGGCTCGCGCCGCAGCGCGTGCGGTGAAGGTGGCGTACGCAGCAGAGAAGCCGGACAACAGTCCGGACCTCTCCGACGGGCTTCAGGAAGATGCATTGCATGAGGCCTATAAGCGCGGCGATGTGGATGGGGCCTTCGCCTTAGGGGCCGTCAAGATCGATGCGACTTACGTCACTCCTGTAGAGACACACAACCCCATGGAGCTGCATGCTTCGGTCGCGACGTACGACAACGGAAAGTTCGTCCTGTACGAGACGACGCAGTCGATCGTGAATCATCGATCAGCGATGGCGCAGATGCTCGGCGTCCCGGTTGAGAACGTGCAGATCATCATGAAGTTTCTGGGGTCGGGCTTCGGCGGCAAGCTCTGGGTCTGGCAGCACTCGCTGCTTGCGGCGTCGGCGGCGAGAGACCTGCGGCGTCCGGTGAAGCTGGTCACCGATCGTCATTCACAGTTCACAAACGTCGGGCATCGTCCGCGCACGCAGCAGCGCCTGCGGCTGGCCGCGACCGCTGAGGGCAAGCTGAGCTGCATTCAGCATGACTATTCGTCGGAGACATCGATACTCGATAACGTCGGAGAAAACTGCGGTGAGTCGACACCATTCCTGTGGAGCACGCCGAACCTGCGTGTTCGCTCGTCAATGTCGCGCCGCAACGTCGGTACGCCAACGGCCATGCGTGGTCCTGGAGCGGTGCCAGGACTCTTCGCTCTCGAGTCCGCGATGGATGAGCTGGCGATCAGGCTGAAGATGGATCCAGTACAGCTTCGTCTGCTGAACGAGCCGGAGAAGGACGAGTCGAATGGGCTCCCGTTTTCATCACGGCATATGAAGGAGTGTCTGACGCTGGGCGCGGAGAAGTTCGGCTGGGCGAAACGCAATCCTGTTGTGGGATCGATGAAGAAGCCCGACGGAACGATTCTGGGCTGGGGCATGGCCGGTGCATCCTGGGGAGCGGGACGCATACCCACCTCCGCGAACTTTGCTTTCCGTGATGACGGATCGGTGCGCGTCGGCTGTGCCACGCAGGATATCGGCACGGGCACCTATACCGTCTTTTCGCAGATGGTGCACCACATCACCGGAATCTCCATGGGACGCATCGAAGTGGCGCTGGGAGACACCTCGCTTCCTCCGGGGCCGCTCTCCGGTGGATCGCGCGTGACCGGATCGTTGTTTCCGGCGATTCAGGATGCCGTGAATGCAGCGACAAAGCAGTTGCTACAGATTGCGGTAAACGGCGTGCGTTCTCCTTTCAAGGGAGCAAAGCTGGATGACCTCGCGTTTTCTGAAGGGCGTGTTTATCGCAAGGCGGATAACAGCGCTTCCGGGGTAAGCTTCGAGGAGATACTGCGTTCGGCCAATCTGCGGTTCGCCATTGGCGAAGGTTCCTCGGTCGCATCGCAGCAGGACCCGAAGGCAAAGGGACTCTCCCTGCATAGCTTCGGCGCACAGTTTGTCGAGGTCGAGTGGGACCCAGGCATCGCACGTCTGCGGGTTTCGCGGGTGGTTACGGTCATCGATGGCGGGCAGATCATCAACCTGAAGGCAGCGACCAACCAGGTAGAGGGCGCTATTGTGATGGGAGTTGGGATGGGGCTGCTGGAGGAGACGATCTACGATCAGCGCTATGGGCATCCGGTAAATGCCAACTATGCCGACTATCTGGTCGCCACCCATGCGGACTGTCCTCCGGCGATTGATGTCACCTTCCTGGACTATCCCGATAAGGCGATGAGCGAGATCGGTGCACGCGGTATTGGTGAGATCGGCCTGGCCGGGGTCGCGCCAGCCATTACCGCGGCGGTCTATCATGCAAGCGGGGTCCGTGTGCGCGAACTGCCGGTACGCATGGAAGACCTCTTGCAGTCCGTCAACCAAAAACATCGAGCTTGA
- a CDS encoding FAD binding domain-containing protein produces MIDFELTRVGTPDAAIQIAAATPTAQQGATIRFIAGGTNLIDYMKLDVETPQHLVDINRIPDLAKVEKQSDGSLKIGALVRNSDLAQAPEVLAEYPVLSQALLSGASAQLRNKATTSGNLVQRTRCPYFRDLAYAECNKRTPGSGCAAIGGYHRNHAILGVSDQCIATHASDMDVALMVLDAVIHVQGAKGNRMIPIGEFYKLPGTTPHIENALEPGDLITHVTLPALPEKTKQIYLKLRDRASYEFALASAAIVMQVQTGRMRHVRVAMGGVGTRPWRMPEAERSLEGQAPTERAFRAAADAALRGARPHTDNAFKVELAKLCMIRALTTVTSA; encoded by the coding sequence ATGATCGACTTTGAGCTGACACGCGTTGGTACTCCCGACGCCGCTATTCAGATCGCTGCTGCAACACCGACTGCACAGCAGGGAGCGACCATACGATTCATCGCGGGTGGCACCAACCTGATCGACTACATGAAGCTCGATGTGGAGACGCCACAGCATCTGGTTGACATCAACCGCATTCCCGATCTGGCCAAGGTAGAGAAGCAGTCAGACGGATCGTTGAAGATCGGCGCGCTGGTGCGGAACTCCGATCTGGCGCAGGCGCCGGAGGTGCTGGCCGAATATCCTGTGCTTTCGCAGGCTCTACTCTCGGGCGCCTCGGCGCAGCTCCGCAACAAAGCCACTACTTCAGGCAATCTGGTGCAGCGCACGCGATGCCCTTACTTCCGCGATCTGGCGTATGCGGAGTGCAACAAGCGCACTCCGGGTTCAGGTTGTGCCGCTATCGGCGGATATCACCGCAACCACGCCATTCTGGGTGTGAGCGATCAGTGCATCGCCACGCATGCTTCGGATATGGATGTGGCCCTCATGGTGCTGGACGCCGTGATTCATGTGCAGGGAGCAAAGGGAAACCGGATGATTCCGATCGGTGAATTCTATAAGCTTCCCGGCACAACGCCGCATATCGAGAATGCACTTGAGCCCGGCGATCTGATCACTCATGTCACCCTTCCTGCTCTTCCAGAGAAGACAAAGCAGATCTATCTCAAGCTGCGCGACCGGGCTTCGTATGAGTTTGCTCTGGCATCTGCCGCCATCGTGATGCAGGTACAGACCGGCAGGATGCGTCATGTCCGCGTTGCGATGGGTGGAGTAGGGACACGGCCATGGCGCATGCCGGAGGCTGAACGTTCGCTTGAAGGCCAGGCTCCGACAGAACGTGCCTTTCGCGCAGCGGCGGATGCGGCGCTAAGAGGGGCAAGGCCGCACACGGACAATGCATTCAAAGTCGAGCTGGCGAAGCTATGCATGATTCGTGCTTTGACGACGGTCACCAGCGCATAA
- a CDS encoding (2Fe-2S)-binding protein yields MNPKMRESEVAEPGTTREGKPPVFGTYSSLSRRSFLSRLGATGIATASPAVAIANVVDAPDTPPARRAGTQTVHLSINGKRQTLQLEPRVTLLDCLREVVQLTGTKKGCDHGQCGACTVLVNGRRINSCLSFAAMHEGDEITTIEGLGTPQEMHPMQAAFVEHDGYQCGYCTSGQIVSAVGMLKEPWGPADKDVREAMSGNICRCGAYPNIVRAIQMVRSRVSQQGVDA; encoded by the coding sequence ATGAATCCGAAAATGCGGGAGTCCGAAGTCGCAGAACCGGGGACTACGCGGGAAGGGAAGCCGCCGGTATTTGGTACGTATAGCTCCCTCAGTCGCCGTTCATTTCTTTCAAGATTGGGAGCCACAGGAATTGCGACCGCTTCGCCGGCGGTTGCGATCGCAAACGTCGTAGATGCGCCCGATACGCCCCCTGCACGCCGCGCCGGAACCCAGACGGTTCACCTCAGCATTAACGGAAAGCGGCAGACGCTGCAGCTTGAGCCGCGCGTCACACTGCTCGATTGCCTGCGTGAAGTCGTGCAGCTTACCGGAACGAAGAAGGGGTGCGATCACGGACAGTGCGGAGCCTGCACGGTGCTGGTCAACGGTCGCCGCATCAATAGCTGCCTGAGTTTTGCTGCCATGCATGAGGGCGATGAGATCACAACGATCGAGGGCCTGGGTACTCCGCAGGAGATGCATCCCATGCAGGCGGCGTTTGTGGAGCATGACGGCTACCAGTGCGGCTATTGCACCAGCGGACAGATCGTCTCGGCGGTAGGAATGCTGAAGGAGCCGTGGGGGCCGGCTGACAAGGATGTCCGCGAGGCGATGTCCGGCAATATCTGCCGCTGCGGCGCTTACCCGAACATTGTGAGGGCAATACAGATGGTGCGCAGCCGCGTCAGCCAGCAGGGGGTAGACGCATGA